DNA sequence from the Malus domestica chromosome 06, GDT2T_hap1 genome:
atctctataaattatgcatgtactaatgaattgtgggattagaatgaaataatcattgaTGATATGTTCGCATTCGCAGTAGCCACTGAAaccatattaagtgatgatattgagccccaCTCTGTTGATGAgtgcaaacagagacaagattggcctaagtggaaagatgcaatccaggcagaattaaattccttggaaaggcgaagtgtttttggaccagtagtccaaaccccgccTGATGTAAACCCcgtgggttacaaatgggtattcataaggaaacgcaacgagaaaaacgagattgctagatacaaagcaccactcattgcacaaggtttttcacaaagacctggaattgattatgaggagacatactctcatgtaatggacgcaattacgttccgttacttaataagtttagtggtttcagaaaagcttgacatgcgacttatggatgtcatcactgcgtatctatatggagaattagatactgacatatacaTGAAAGTCCTAGAatgacttaagttgcctgaaacaagtaacaaaccacgaggtatgctctggatcaaattaaggcgatcattgtatgggctgaaataatctggacgaatgtggtataatcgtctcagtgagtatttgatcaaagaaagATATATCAACATTGTCATTTGCCCTTGTgtattcattaagaaatccaaccctggatttgctatagtggcagtatatgttgatgatatgaacctagttggaactcctgaagagctctataaaactgctgaatatctgaaaagcgaatttgaaatgaaagaccttgggaaaacaaaatattgtctcggcctgcagatcgagcattgtgctagtggaattttggtccaccaatcagcttacattgaaaaaattctgaagcgatttggcatggataAAGCTTATCCACTCAGCACaccaatggtcgttcgttctctggacattaagaaagatccattccgtccaaaagaagatgatgaaatggtccttggtccagaagtaccatatctaAGTGCAGTAGGTGCTttgttgtatttagcacaatgtactagactagatatagctttttcagtcaacttgttagccaggtatagctctgctccaacaatccgTCATTGGAAAGGTGTCTAAGATGTATtgcgataccttcgtgggacaacagatatgGGTCTCTTTTACTCAAAGAACTCCACAAATGACCAGGTCCTTGTTGGATATGCAGATGCTGGTTTCCTCTCTGATCCGCATAAAGCCTGCtcacaaactggatatgtgttcaagaaTGGAGATACAGCAATCTCATGGCGCTCAACAAAGCAAACcttagttgctacatcttcaaatcattcagaaatacttgctttacatgaagcaagtcgtgaatgttcttggttaagatcaatgatccatcatattcggaattcatgtggtctaccttcgAAGACAGATAATCCAACTGTCATTCATaaagataatgcagcctgtgttgcccaaatgaaggaaagattcatcaagggcgataagactaaacacatatctccaaagtttttcagtgcacatgagcttcagaaggctaaagttattgaagtcagacaaatccgttctaatgaaaatctggcagacttgttcaccaagtcCCTACCAAAATGCACGTTTCAGAAGTTAATGCAAAGTATCGGATTACGTCGACTTACCAAACAACTAAGTTTGGAGAATgcggaatcagggggagatacatcttagggggagcatccatgatacatgcttgttgtactctttttccttcgattaggatttttcccactgggtttttcctatcaaggttttagcGAGGCAACATAAGTATACTGaacactatatcaacaatccaggtaaagttgtactctttttccttcgctatggttttttcccactgggtttttccaagcaaggttttaacgagacaactgatgttgatatgtgggcatccaagggggagtgttgaaaatACTAGTGGGTATTGAATGCCCACGTAGAAACTGAAAACATTGGTAGCAGTTTTCAATGACCATGCAAATTGGAAAGTGACTTTGGATGCAGGAGATCATGTTTGTCAAAGGTTACATGCTGTAAATTTCCATATGTAATTAATACGGTTGTttgagttgctctataaatagagcactcgaATGCAATCAAAGGATACGGAAAAACAGATCAATAATATCATCCATCCCCCCCTAATTTGCCATCtccttgtgttttaattacagtgtgatattttaccCCTGCTTCGGTCCACTCActataaaggttatctctctaacttttacatTTATATAACAGTTATAGACTATCCCTAAGTATATAAAAAAGGTCCCTTAACTTTTATGCTCAGCCATAATACTAACACGGGAAACCTATCTTAGCAAAATCGAGGTTATGTTAATGTCAACGAAGTTCTATGGTGTTCTGCCCTTCGTGTAGAAGAGGGTTTGATATGTCTGCAAATAAAAGTTACTCTTgttttttgtaagtaatttaTGCGTATGCATTAAACTGTtatttgtaaaaataaagagaaacttCAATAAGAAAAGTCGGACTCTTTTTTGGCTCATTTTCTCTCACAAACTCCCCTACATTCAGCCTTAGTCGATAGAGTTTATATTTGAATCTAATGATGACATCATAGAAATTAGAAACTATATGAACTTTTTAATAACTTGCCCTACATGTCCGACCATGTAACTCCGCTACTAAAGTTTCTCTAGCAAAAATGACTCCTTGGATGCTGTACGAGTTCAAAGATAAATAAGAATCTAAGAACAAACCAAATCCAACCTTAAGGTCAACTCAAATCTATCAGAGCCATGCATAGATCTTTATTGGCTAGACCTAACAAACATAACAATTTAAAGAAGTTCTTTGGGTAGTGGGACCAATTCGATGGACCCTAACAAGTTAAACGACACCTTCGTTTTGGTTGTTAAAATTTGGTTGGGTTTGGAAGTGTCAAGTTTGAATACAAGTATACGAACTCCAGTTTGTCAGTTCCTCAGGAAACACTCATACAAAACAAAAGGGTAGTTTCGGAAGTATAAGAAAAACAGTCTTGCTTTTATAGGAACAGAACACTACAAGCTCCCACAGAAAATAGTCTCCGTTCACACTGTGCTGTGTGGAGTTGTGGAAAATATGGATCCAGATGCCTTCTCTGCGAACTTGTTCAAGTGGGACTTACGTGGGATGGTTGTGCCGACGAACCGGGTTCATCTCGAAGCAGCCGTGCCGCCAGCAGCCACAGCCGCTGGGGCGGCGGCTGGTTATACTTTGCGGCCGCCAAGAGAGCTTGGACTTGGAGGGCTTGAAGACTTGTTCCAGGCTTATGGGGTCAGATACTACACGGCGGCGAAGATAGCGGAGCTTGGATTTACTGTGAACACCCTCTTGGACCTGAAGGATGATGAGCTTGATGACATGATGAGCAGCCTCTCCCAGATATTCCGCTGGGAGTTGCTTGTTGGGGAGAGGTATGGTATCAAAGCTGCCGTCAGAGCCGAGCGCCGCCGCTTTGAGGAGGAGGACTCTCGGCGGCGCAACCCTGTCTCTGGTGATACCACCACCAATGCCTTAGATGCTCTCTCCCAAGAAGGTACTATACGCTATATACATGAATATTATTTACCTTTGTGTCTTAGATTAACCGTAGTATATAGGCATATAGGTAGGGTTTGATTACACTTTGAAATAACATTATTTTACGTGTAAATTAATAGTGTGACAATATAATATGTTCAAATagatgattaaaaaaatttagtgaatcaaagaagaaaaatttaGGATTTAGTgaatcaaagaagaaaaataggtCGCAAAACATTTAAACTTTTGGCCTTTGGTATAATAATTTGATGGAAATAACAAATCAAAGATGTTTATTATTTTGCAACATAGTATGCCAGATCATATGATGTTCGAGATTGCGTGATAAAACTAAAagcatatgttttatatgattgtAACATAATATGTCAATTATCATAGTCTTTGATACTAGAACATAAATTAGTTGTTATATTAGATTGGGATATATGATACGATGTGCATGGGATGTGTAGGGCTGTCGGAGGAGCCAGTGCAACAAGAGAAGGAGATGGTGGGGACCGGAGTAGGGATGGCGTGGGAGGTTGTGACGGCGGGGCAGAGGCGGAAGAAGCAGCGGAGGATGAAGAAGGGGCAATATAGGAACTGTAGTGCTGGAGGGGGTCATGATAATGATCATAACGAGGGTGTAGACGACAAGGACGACGACATGGACAACATGAATGGGCAGGGGAACGGTGGAGGAGGGGGGTTGCTAGGCGAGAGACAGAGGGAGCACCCGTTCATTGTGACGGAGCCTGGGGAGGTGGCACGTGGCAAAAAGAACGGTCTTGATTACCTCTTCTATCTCTACGAGCTGTGCCGTGATTTCTTGATCCAGGTCCAGAACATTGCCAAGGAGCGCGGTGAAAAATGTCCAACCAAGGTACGGAGTTTACCCATGATTTCATAAGCGGATTTTTACTGTGGTAAATACAGTAAACTCATCTTGAGTGGTTCTCTGTACACCCACGTTTGATTTCTGGACGTTCATCAATAAAGAAAAAGACTCTTATACTCATGTATAAAATTACCACAAAGACTTGGTGATTGTCTAAGAAAAACAGTTATGGGGTTTTTTTTCACTGTATTCACCGCATTGATGCACCTTGTTGGTATGCACTGGAAACTTAGGTAGTTGACCCTAAGCGTTAtttacacactcatttttacctttcacacATTATTCTCAATTCATGGTCGTTGGatcgaataaattaaaaaagatcaaTTGACCAAAATTAATAAGAATGTGTCAGAGGTAAATAGATGTGTGTGAAAAGCACTACTAAAAGCACTTCTTTCCAGTTATGAACAAcacattttcaatcaatttagATTTGGCAAAGTTTCACTTTCGTTTATGTATTTTCGATTACATCGAATTTGATACATGCGGTCTGCAAATTTTGTCAATTTAAGAATATCCGTCAACTTTTGTGAATTTCTTGTACGAAATCTGTTAAATTCATCATCGTACAAGAAATTCACATTgttgatgaatattctttgaatTGGAACTACTTTCTTACATCATGAGTCAAATTTGATGCAATCGAAAATACATGAATGAAAGTAGGTCAGTTTGTAGTCCAAAAGTAATTTGATTCAACTATTTAGTTCGGCTAATTTAATTTCACACTTTTTTACTACAAACATTATATATGCAGGTGACAAACCAGGTGTTTAGGTATGCCAAAAAGTCAGGCGCAAGCTACATCAACAAGCCGAAGATGCGGCACTATGTGCACTGCTACGCCCTGCATTGCCTGGACGTGGAGGCGTCGAATGTGCTGAGGAGAGCGTTCAAGGAGAGGGGCGAAAATGTCGGGGCATGGCGGCAGGCGTGTTACAAGCCTCTTGTGGTCATTGCAGCAGCCCAAGGCTGGGACATCGATGCCATTTTCAATTCTCATCCCCGTCTCTCCATCTGGTACGTTCCCACGAAGCTCCGTCAGCTTTGTCACGCCGAGCGCCACAATGCCACCGCCTCTAGCTCTGCCTCCGGTGGCGGGGGCGAGCACCTGCCCTATTGATCAATGTTTGTGTTCCACTGTATAACTTACAAAACGCTTCTGCGGAGGGCGAGAGATTTTGGGCAAACCAAGGAGGGACTTATACATGTACTAGTAAGGCTAGGGCAGACTGAATGAAGATGTTAGGATCTAACTATGATTTACTAATTAAAAAGCTTGCTATTTTAACTGTTTACTAATCTGCCATCAAAATTTTGAATAGTGTAATTGGAAGTTTTTAAATCTTACCCTGTCGCACAAATGTGTTGTcaatttattaatattataacaCGTGTATTAGTAACTGCACGTGAATTATTACACTAAAATTTCTCATAATCACAAACACAgtagaaaatatcgataatatcggcgaaatatcgccgatattatcgtttttttgggaCCCCGATATTTTAGTAACTATCCAACTTGTTTTCGGcagaatatcgcgatattatcgataatatcgataatatcgcgatattttcgaaactatcgcgatatttggtaTGGACTCATCGGAGAACACGGCCGGAGCAAATAATTCgaaaccctaaatccccaaatgctagatcaaagcaaatgaactgaatcTACAATACAGGATTCCGAGAAGAacgatttcagtacaaaaatcaacatgtttacaagccgagaagaacgatttcagtacaaaattcaaagcaaatgaaccgattccctaaatccccaaattcggaTTCAAAGCAACTgaactgaatccctaattcctaaatccctaaaatctatttcagtacaaaaatcaagCAACATGCAGATAAATCGCAATCTGTACAAAAatagaaaccctaattcctaaatccctaaaatcaatTTCAGTACAACAAAGGTGCAACATgcagaaaaattgaaatctgTACAAAAATTTAAAGTAATAGAGGGGAAGAAGAGAAGTAGGAGCCTGGAACATCGTCTTCCTCACGAATCCAAGACGGCTGGGACAAGTTCGTGCTCCTCAGTGGTGTCGACGGCTTGGACTACGGAGACAGAGGGAGACATGGAGACAGGGAGACACGGAGACACGGACGGTTATGGAGTGGTGTCGACGGCTGGGTTTAGGGCGGGTGAGATGGGAGGAGCAGAGGGAGACAGGGAGACACGGAGACACGGACGAGGAGGATCGAGATTCGAGAGATgatgtctctgtgtgtgtggaagaactggagaagggggaagggagggagaagactGAGAACTTCTCGGTGAGAACGAAGGCTCAGACCGACctcagagagagaggagagaagagagagactgagaggaTTCGAGAATATGGTAGTGGAGTGGGAAATGAAAGATCGAGAGAGAGACCTCCGTGTGTGGTGTACGTgtgtggtgtgcgtgtgtggtgtggtGGGGGGGGGTCTcgaagtgtgtgtgtggtggagtGTGAGTTCTTCAGTCTTTTTTACTGTCTGAGTGATGGTGTCTaagaaaaaaaagcatccaatgctccaaattattcAAAACCAAATCATTCCAAACCTATGTCTACCTCTCTGATCCAATGATCCAAAGAACTTTTTGCAATTTCAGAACATGCACAACAAATACTACTGCTTTAATAATGAAAGCGTGTGACAGTCTTTCACATGCAAAACAGTGTCAATGTCTGTTATATACTTACATTCTTTCATCATCAGAGGCATTCACCGAATTTTAACTTACATTCTTCTTCCCATaccattttcaaaaccattcCAGATCCTTTCCAAAGCCAAGCAACACAAAGgtttccatatttaaggtaagtttacaaacttaaatttatattattgtaatttatacaaaaacaaataaatttgtgtgcactcgtatgttaatttttttaagtaattacttgcatgttaattatgttaatttttgtaagtaattaagtaatgttaatattaattgttttaagtaattaagtaatgttgtataattattccctaggataattttaatatgtttaatgttatttattattttattttccttaccattttcaaagtcattccagatccattccaaagcttgaacacaaaggcttcaatatttaaggtaagtttacaaacttaaatttatattattgtaatttatacaacaacaaataaatttgtgtggactcgtatgtgaatctttttaagtaattaatacttgcatgttaatttttgtaagcaattaagtaatgttaatattaattgttttaagtaattaagtaatgttgtataattattccctaggataattttaatatgtttaatattatttattattttatttctcttaccatcttcattatcaaattggattattattcattaatattaggtttttttattatcaaattggattattattctttaatattagatttttttattatcaaattggattattattcttttatattaggtttttttattatcaaattggattattattcttttatattaggaattttttttatcaaattggtggattattcattaaatttgattattatcaaattggattattattcatcaccatgttttatattaggataatttttttatcaaattggtggattattcattaaattggattattatcaaattggattattattcatcaccatgttttatattaggataatttttttatcaaattggtggattattcattaaattggattattatcaaattggattattattatcaaattggattattattcatcaccatgttttaatttaggataatttttttatcaaattggtggattattcattaaattggattattatcaaattggattattattatcaaattggattattattcatcaccatgttttaatttaggataatttttttatcaaattggtggattattcattaaattggattattatcaaattggattattattatcaaattggattattattcatcaccatgttttaatttaggataatttttttatcaaattggtggattattcattaaattggattattatcaaattggattattattatcaaattggattattattcatcaccatgttttatattaggatttttttttatcaaattggattattattcattaaattgaattattatcaaattggattattattcattaatattaggttttattattccatattatttgtataattacttaactttttacaatcattttctttactttgtatttaattcttctgtagaataactttattatttaggttctcttatttttatcaaaaaataattgtctaattttaatgaaaaataaatataggtacatttaagatgtcaagtaaacgtgatccagcttgggaacatggagacccaatagacggaaacaaacatggcacaatttgcaaatattgtggtcgggtaatgaagagtggcggagtgacacgactgaagtatcatcttagtggattagatccatcaaaaaatgtccaacgatgcgataatgtccccccagaagtgaaggcattcatcagcacattattaaaaaataaaaaacagcagaaggaaaagatgacacaaggaatggaaaatattcgagctgagctacggggagaagtctatagccaagcggttgacagtgatgatgatgacgatgaggacgaatgtgatgatgacatgggacctgaagaacgacgcagtttgaaacaagcattacgtgcctccaaacagtcagcatgggaaagagaacaccttcataaaattcctaataggggacaaggttccgggacaagtggtggtgcacaaatgagacggggaggcagtcttagaaaatcacaaccaacaccaccaatagccccaagtttatataagtcatccaacgcacgtcaaaagagtgtttggagttatttcaagggaggtaatgtgaaggagggaatggggcgtctaattagcaagttctttatctatgaaaatgtccctgctgcgaaggcttcatcacatcatttcaaaaatatggtagtgggatgtcaacaggccggtgttggagtacaacatcccactccctatgagataagaaacaaatatttggatatggagtataaagacattggcgagtatgttaacaagttgaggtcaaagtgggaaactaatggttgcacaatcatgtgtgacggatggaccggcccgaccagattatctatcatcaacttcatggtatatTCCAAGggcaagacaatttttttgaagtctgttgatgcttcagaccatataaagaattacaaatatatttacaaattattgagggatgtaatcatggaggtgggagagcataatgttgtccaagtcgtgaccgacaacggttctgcatttgtcaaagctggaaaaaagttaatgaagcatcataatgtgttttggacatcatgtgcagcatattgtattgatcttatgtttgaggcaatggggaagagagagaatgttgctactgtggtcaaaagagctagaacgatcactaattatatttacaatcacggttggttgttggcaaagatgcgtgaattttgcagaggagaaattattcgtccagctaccactcgattcgccaccaactatattgcattaaacagcctactcaagaagaaagcagggttgaagcaactattcaccagtgatgattgggccaaccacaattttagccgctcaaatacaggtcgtttggtggaaagtatagtgcttgatcatgctttttggagtcaaacagaacatgtgtgttaagtgtttgaacctctttacaaagttttacggatcgttgacacagaagtgtatcctactatgggggctgtatatgagttgatgcgtgtagtgaaggatgaattggaaagaaaacatggtgcaaggtgggtcgtaaaaataattgaagactgatggtataaaacattataccacgatttgcatgcagcaggtataaattatgtcataatttgcaattcatttctttagttgcataagtattatttatcttattagagtatgtgtttctttgaacagcatattatttgaatccccgataccaatacagacccggtgttggagatgatggtacccttatacgtgctgtacataatgtatactctaaattagaccctgcatcaccagcagttggccaatttggaaatgaggtacacaattacttaaattataataattactttgttggattaaactaacacaatttattgtattcagctaacatggtttaaagatgcaagaagaacatttggagaaccaacatcagttgctgctcgaacaaatatgtctcctagtgagtataaacatatttcactataagtttataatagaatttgttggagttattaggcttatcaacattatttttcattgtagctgaatggtggatcatgtatgggaccgatgcaccaactgtgagaaagttagcaataaaagtattatcacaaacagcttcctcatcagcttgtgaaagaaattggagcacatttgcactcatccatacaaagcaaagaaataagttggctcatagtagcttgaaaaaattagtttattgctactacaacatgaagcttcaaattcgagataaggaagcagaaatcgatcatgtcgaccgtggtgacccactagatgtgtttgatattgttggtgaagatgatgatacggagggtaaccaactttttcaatggattagacatcttcatttagatgatgatgaaggcaacccagctcccagagttgctgaagaagcacgtaatgaagggataaatgtagaaagagtattagaggaggaggtgggatctagcagcgctgactctttcgaAGAACTTTTGCACCCAAGGCCAagcaacactggaattccacctttttccaatcctacacaaccacaacatcgtgctgatactaatgatagctctagtacaagatcaggagactcacctaccaccggaggtgggaatgatgaaggacatagtggagctggaggtagtggtggtggatatggaaactattatggaccatcacctcccggatatatgagcccattcactggtgaggcaaacttcacgcatgcaacacaagatgatgaccatggcagtaggcgggcaggaccaggaattggtgccatagggaaggactatactcgcagagaaagaggcaaagggattttgtcaagtcaagaagatgactcgttatctagaacttcagactcttttggattgggaagtagtaactatggttatactcataaccaaccatttccctacccttcatatcccattcctgttgggatggaatcgagcgactcatggaatcaatcccagcctcaatctttaaatgatttttcttatggacaacctcaaccaatctcggatccatatgggtggcatattaacaattacatgcaaaactattttggggatttatcatttgataactactcttcacaatacactcattctacacatagagatgatgaagatagtgacaaatttgaacctcataggaactctatgtggtactaaagtgtaaaatattgtactaattcattatatataaatgattatggtgtgtttagacttctttcattaattactacatattttctacactcataatgtttgttagatcgctatataatcaacttgataatgttaaatccatcatgcaatgcatttccttccaattttttgtgataaactaatagataattgactaaataaacatcctacaaagtttcaatacaaatttccaagtttttcttacaatttccgtggtttccatgtaatttttatcgatatcgatattttaccgatatttccatcgatatttccgtgttttcggactaccgatatttccgatatcaccgatattttcttccttgatcacaaatcaaaaataaaataataactatAAACAGGTGAATTAGTAACTGACGTAAAACGTCACACTAAAAATTTCTTATAACCACcaattaaaaatgaattaatGACTGTGTGAATCACTTCTTTTTTCTCTAGTGAGGGATAAAAACGTGGACGGCAGGATTCGAACCTGCGCGGGCAGAGCCCACATGATTTCTAGTCATGCCCGATAACCACTCCGGCACGTCCACCTTATTTGAAAGTGAAGGACCATTAACCATTATACTAACTTGTTTAGAATAATGATAATGGGAGTGAGAAAGAAACATTTACACACGTATAAAGATCATATTAAAGACCTATAAATACAACACTACTTTATAATTACCAAAATCGGCTATGAACCGTTGATTGACTTTGAAATCAATAACCCGACTATCAAAACGTATGTGTGAATCTTGAGAGATTCTACCCCGTCATCGGCAACGTACACTTAGTAGAGGCAGTATTAGGATAGGCTGACCCTTCAAGGGTGAGGTTGGACTACAAAATCCATTCAAGTTTTAGCTGATCTGTCATTGGATTCAATTAATGAAGCTCATGAAATAGTAGCCCGTCGTTGTGCGGTCCAATTGTAACAGAGGACATTGTTTAATAAAAAACGACACCAAATGTTGGAACCAAAACCGAAACCCGTTGCTTAAATTCAAAAGCATGTTAAAGCAATTCATTTTAGTGGCGATGAGATTTGTGCCAAACCATGGTTAGCAACTGGAGATCATTTGAGATGGCGGCGCCTCAGCTACGATCGAAATTCAGAAGAGTCGACTGCGATCACGAAAAGATGAAGATGGCGTTCCACCAAAGTTTATTAGAACTGACATGTATTCAATTAGTTCCGCTCAAGTCCATAAGCAACATTAATCATTAGCGATAATTGCGCACTTGTTATTTTTTGGGAGGTAACGACATATATAGTAACACACATATATTCTGGGAGGTGATGACTGCACCAGTATCCACACCTTGTGTTCATCACTTTTGCAAGTCGTGCTTAGAAGGTGCTTTTGTTGGCAAGAGTTTTGTGACAGAAAGAAGCAGAGGTG
Encoded proteins:
- the LOC103448280 gene encoding floricaula/leafy homolog → MDPDAFSANLFKWDLRGMVVPTNRVHLEAAVPPAATAAGAAAGYTLRPPRELGLGGLEDLFQAYGVRYYTAAKIAELGFTVNTLLDLKDDELDDMMSSLSQIFRWELLVGERYGIKAAVRAERRRFEEEDSRRRNPVSGDTTTNALDALSQEGLSEEPVQQEKEMVGTGVGMAWEVVTAGQRRKKQRRMKKGQYRNCSAGGGHDNDHNEGVDDKDDDMDNMNGQGNGGGGGLLGERQREHPFIVTEPGEVARGKKNGLDYLFYLYELCRDFLIQVQNIAKERGEKCPTKVTNQVFRYAKKSGASYINKPKMRHYVHCYALHCLDVEASNVLRRAFKERGENVGAWRQACYKPLVVIAAAQGWDIDAIFNSHPRLSIWYVPTKLRQLCHAERHNATASSSASGGGGEHLPY